The proteins below are encoded in one region of Aphelocoma coerulescens isolate FSJ_1873_10779 chromosome 4, UR_Acoe_1.0, whole genome shotgun sequence:
- the TRMT10A gene encoding tRNA methyltransferase 10 homolog A isoform X2, whose amino-acid sequence MKYLACAEKQVRKPGQKLMSSETPTDRPEVPVESTLLPEVADVEGKAKASDDPVDRLEAGSGKEECLESLSKRQRKKLLKQKQWEEQKDLRRQKRKEKRRKRKLERQSKLDSSSEGNDRKCMRREVVPSTLRLIVDCSFDDLMVLKDVKKLHKQIQRCYAENRKAFHPVQFYLTSHGGQLKTNMNENDKGWVNWKDIQIRTEHYSELIKKEDLVYLTSDSPDVLRELDEKKAYVIGGLVDHNHHKGITYKKAVEQGIGHAQLPLGNFVKMNSRKVLAVNHVFEIILAYLEKRDWKEAFFSVLPQRKGAVPLGEANDSSKHAQSGKEDEDNDSDSN is encoded by the exons atgaaatatctGGCATGTGCTGAGAAACAAGTCAGAAAACCTGGCCAAAAGCTAATGTCGTCCGAAACGCCCACAGACAGGCCAGAGGTGCCAGTGGAAAGTACCCTGCTCCCTGAAGTTGCTGATGTGGAAGGAAAGGCGAAGGCAAGTGACGATCCAGTAGACAGACTGGAGGCAGGCTCGGGCAAGGAAGAATGCCTTGAGTCCTTGTCCAAGAGGCAAAGGAAGAAGCTGCTGAAGCAGAAGCAGTGGGAAGAACAGAAAGATCTACGGAG GCAGAAACGAAAAGAAAAACGCCGGAAGAGAAAACTAGAACGTCAGTCAAAATTGGATTCCAGTAGTGAGGGGAATGACAGAAAGTGCATGCGCAGGGAAGTTGTTCCCAGTACGCTTCGCCTCATTGTGGACTGCAGCTTTGATGACCTGATGGTGTTAAAG gatgTTAAGAAGCTCCACAAGCAGATTCAGAGATGTTATGCAGAAAACCGCAAGGCATTTCATCCAGTGCAG TTTTACTTGACCAGCCATGGGGGACAGTTGAAGACCAACATGAACGAAAATGACAAAGGATGGGTGAATTGGAAG GATATCCAAATTAGAACAGAGCACTATAGTGAGCTAATAAAGAAAGAAGACCTAGTATATCTTACCTCAGATTCCCCAGACGTTCTCAGAGAGCTCGATGAGAAGAAAGCCTATGTGATTGGAGGACTGGTGGATCACAATCACCACAAG GGAATTACTTACAAAAAAGCTGTAGAGCAGGGAATTGGTCATGCACAGCTCCCACTTGGAAACTTTGTCAAAATGAACAGTCGGAAAGTGTTAGCTGTCAATCATG TGTTTGAGATCATCCTTGCATATCTGGAGAAGAGAGACTGGAAGGAGGCCTTTTTCAGTGTCCTGCCACAGAGGAAAGGGGCTGTTCCTTTGGGAGAAGCCAATGATTCGTCCAAACATGCACAGTCTGGAAAAGAAGATGAAGACAATGACTCGGACAGCAACTAG
- the TRMT10A gene encoding tRNA methyltransferase 10 homolog A isoform X1, translated as MQCSPVKLSLGNSVGVEHRGAASVEKLHLPLERRGTRENFFLMKYLACAEKQVRKPGQKLMSSETPTDRPEVPVESTLLPEVADVEGKAKASDDPVDRLEAGSGKEECLESLSKRQRKKLLKQKQWEEQKDLRRQKRKEKRRKRKLERQSKLDSSSEGNDRKCMRREVVPSTLRLIVDCSFDDLMVLKDVKKLHKQIQRCYAENRKAFHPVQFYLTSHGGQLKTNMNENDKGWVNWKDIQIRTEHYSELIKKEDLVYLTSDSPDVLRELDEKKAYVIGGLVDHNHHKGITYKKAVEQGIGHAQLPLGNFVKMNSRKVLAVNHVFEIILAYLEKRDWKEAFFSVLPQRKGAVPLGEANDSSKHAQSGKEDEDNDSDSN; from the exons ATGCAGTGTTCTCCGGTGAAGTTGTCTTTGGGGAACAGTGTGGGTGTCGAGCACAGAGGAGCTGCTAGTGTGGAAAAATTGCACTTGCCATTAGAAAGAAGAG GAACTcgtgaaaacttttttttaatgaaatatctGGCATGTGCTGAGAAACAAGTCAGAAAACCTGGCCAAAAGCTAATGTCGTCCGAAACGCCCACAGACAGGCCAGAGGTGCCAGTGGAAAGTACCCTGCTCCCTGAAGTTGCTGATGTGGAAGGAAAGGCGAAGGCAAGTGACGATCCAGTAGACAGACTGGAGGCAGGCTCGGGCAAGGAAGAATGCCTTGAGTCCTTGTCCAAGAGGCAAAGGAAGAAGCTGCTGAAGCAGAAGCAGTGGGAAGAACAGAAAGATCTACGGAG GCAGAAACGAAAAGAAAAACGCCGGAAGAGAAAACTAGAACGTCAGTCAAAATTGGATTCCAGTAGTGAGGGGAATGACAGAAAGTGCATGCGCAGGGAAGTTGTTCCCAGTACGCTTCGCCTCATTGTGGACTGCAGCTTTGATGACCTGATGGTGTTAAAG gatgTTAAGAAGCTCCACAAGCAGATTCAGAGATGTTATGCAGAAAACCGCAAGGCATTTCATCCAGTGCAG TTTTACTTGACCAGCCATGGGGGACAGTTGAAGACCAACATGAACGAAAATGACAAAGGATGGGTGAATTGGAAG GATATCCAAATTAGAACAGAGCACTATAGTGAGCTAATAAAGAAAGAAGACCTAGTATATCTTACCTCAGATTCCCCAGACGTTCTCAGAGAGCTCGATGAGAAGAAAGCCTATGTGATTGGAGGACTGGTGGATCACAATCACCACAAG GGAATTACTTACAAAAAAGCTGTAGAGCAGGGAATTGGTCATGCACAGCTCCCACTTGGAAACTTTGTCAAAATGAACAGTCGGAAAGTGTTAGCTGTCAATCATG TGTTTGAGATCATCCTTGCATATCTGGAGAAGAGAGACTGGAAGGAGGCCTTTTTCAGTGTCCTGCCACAGAGGAAAGGGGCTGTTCCTTTGGGAGAAGCCAATGATTCGTCCAAACATGCACAGTCTGGAAAAGAAGATGAAGACAATGACTCGGACAGCAACTAG